Genomic DNA from Parvivirga hydrogeniphila:
CCCTCGACGAGGTCCGCCGGTTGACAGGTGTCGACCTCCGTACCGCGAACGCCGGTCTTGCGCTCGTTCAGAGCCTCGACCCGCCTGGCATCGGCGCGCGCAGCCTCAAGGAAGCGCTGATGACGCAGGCAGAATCGCTGGGCGTCCGTTCGCCGCTGCTGGACGCGATCATCGAGCGGCACATGGAGGACGTGGCAGCCGGGCGTATCAGACGCATCGCGCGCGCCGAGAACGTTTCGGAAGAAGACGTGCTCGACGCGATCGAGGTCTTGCGAAGCCTCAATCCGCGTCCTGCCGCGGCGTTCGGATGGACGGCCGACGTGTCGTACGTGGCGCCGGACGTCATCGTGCGGGAGTTCGACGGCGAGTGGGTGGTGTTCCCCGACTTCGAGGTGCTGCCCATGCTCCGCGTGTCGCCGCGCTACCGGGCCATGCTCGTCAGCGGTGACGGCGTGGACGAAGAGGCTCGGCGGTACCTGAGGGAGCACGTGAAGAAGGCCGAGACGTTCATCCGGAACCTCGACAGGCGCAGGGACACGGTGGTCCGCATCGCGAAAGTCATCGTTGAGACGCAGCGGGAGTTCTTCGAGACGGGCAGAGCTCCGCTCAAGCCGCTTCGGCTCGAAGACGTCGCCATCGAGCTTGGGGTCCACCTGAGCACTGTGAGCCGCGGTGTCACCGGCAAGTACATGGCCACTCCGTACGGCATGTTCGAACTGAAGCACTTCTTTTCGGGCGGCTATCGGACGCGGACCGGTTTCGATGTCGCTTCGACGAGCGTGAAGCAGCGGATCCGTGAGCTCGTGCGAGCGGAGAACGCCGACGATCCGCTCTCGGACCAGCGCATCGCCGACCTCCTTGCTGACGAGGGGGTTCCGGTGGCTCGACGGACGATCGCGAAGTATCGCGAGGAGCTCGGGATCCCGCCCTCGTGGATGCGCAAGCGGCGAGCGGACGGCGCTCGGACGCGGGGTGCTCTGCGATGAGCGCTCAAGGAACGGCGCGGTCAGGCTCGGCGTACCGTGATGCCGTATCGATCGCCGCGCTGCTCGCCACCATCACGGGGCTCCACCTGGTCACAGACCCGTCCGGGCAGTGGGCGTCGATGCACCTGTTGTACCGCCGCCTCTTCTACGTCCCGATCCTCTATGCCGGGTTCGTGTTCGGTCGGCGCGGAGGTGCGGTCACCGGACTGGCCGCCGCCGTCCTGTACGGCTTCCATGCACAGCTCTCGATGGGAGGCCTTCTCGGGCCCGGCCTGGACAACCTGTACGAGACCGTCAGCTTCGTGGTGCTCGGAAGCCTGTTCGGCTGGATGCGGGACCTCGCAGACATGCGGACCGCGGACCTTCGCATCGTGAGCTCGCAGCTCCAGCGCGCGTACCACAAGCTCGAAGAGCGTGCGCTCCAGCTGTCGAGCGTCCAGGAGTACACGCAAGCCATCCTGCGCTCCGTCACGGCCGGCGTCATGACGCTCGGCCCTGATGGTTCGATCGTCACGGCGAACCCGGCTGCGGAACGGCTCCTCGGTCAGCGGGAGCCCGACCTGGTCCCGCGGCGCATCCAGGCAGTCCTCGCGGACGACGGCGGGTTGGATGCGGACGTGTCGAAGGTGCTCGCAGGGAGAGCGCCACGCATCGTCAGAGAGACGAAGATCGTCACCAGGAACGGCAAGGCCGTGCACGTGCAGGTGTCGATATCGCGCATGCGGGACGCAGAGGGCAGAATCCTCGGTGCCGTCGTCGCCCTTGAGGACATGAGCGAGGTCAAGGCGCTGACCGACCAGCTCATCCGCTCCGACCGGCTCGCAGCGATGGGCGAGCTGACGGCCGGCGTCGCCCACGAGGTGCGCAATCCGCTCGGAATCATCCGTGCGTCGGTGCAGCTGATCGAGGAGAGCAACGGCGATCCGGAGCGCATCGCTGAGGCGACGTCCGTGGTAAAGCAGGAGATCGACCGGCTGGATCGCGTCATCAAAGCGCTGCTGGACTTCGGCAGGCCGAGCGCGCCAGCGTTCAGGGCCGTGAAGGTCGCCGACGTGATCGACGACGTCGTCCTTTTCACGAGGAGGTTCGCACGAGAGGCGCACGTCTCGATCTCGTACGATATCCCGCCGGACATCCCGTACGTGCGCGCTGACCCCGACCAGATGAAGCAGGTGTTCGTCAACCTCATCTCGAACGCTGTGCAGGCGATGCAGGGGCGCGGTGGCAGCATCTCTCTAAGCGCACGCGCAGACGGGGGCTTCGTCGCTATCCGTGTCGAAGACGACGGACCGGGCATCCCTGAGGCCGAGCTGCCGAAGATCTTCGACCCGTTCTACTCCACTAAAGATGATGGGACAGGGCTCGGGTTGACGATGGTCCACCGCATCGTGGACGACCACGACGGGTACATCGAAGTCGCCTCTCGCGTGGGCGAGGGGACGTCGTTCACCGTCTACTTCCCGGCAGCCACAGGATCGGAGGACTGAGGTGGGCAAACGCGTTCTCATCGTCGACGACGAAAAGAACATGCGCTGGGTGCTTGCAGAAGCGCTCAGGGCCCAAGGGTACGAGATCTCAGAGGCGGCTGACGGCAAGCAAGCCATGACGGAGGTCTCGGAGAACGCGCCGGACCTGATGGTGCTCGATCACAAGATGCCTGCCCCGGACGGCATGGAGGTGCTTCGTCGCGTCCGCGGGAAGGGCTTCACCTTCCCGATCATCATGCTCACAGCGCACGGGAACGTGCAGACCGCCGTCGAGGCGATGAAGGCAGGCGCGACAGAGTACCTCTCGAAGCCGTTCGACCTCGAAGAGCTCAAGCTTGTCATCGACAAGGCGCTGCGGACCGGAGAGCTTGCTGCCGAGGTCGAGCGTCTGCGCGCCGAAGTCGGCAAAGAGTACGACATCGAGGGCATCGTGGCTGGCTCGCCGGCGATGCTGTCGGTTCTGGAGACGGTCCGGAAAGTCGCTCCGACGAGCGCGACGGTGATGATCTACGGCGAGTCAGGGACCGGCAAGGAGCTGATCGCGCGAGCCATCCACCAGCTCTCAGATCGGGCCCAGCGTCCGTTCGTGTCGGTAAGCGCCGGGGCGCTCCCGGAGACGTTGCTCGAGAGCGAACTGTTCGGGTACGAGAAAGGCGCGTTCACCGGCGCATTGCAGGCCAAGCCCGGCCGGTTCGAGCTCGCAAACGGCGGGACGATCTTCCTGGACGAGGTCGGTGACATCTCGCCGGCCGTCCAGGTCAAACTCTTGCGCGTTCTCCAGGAGCGGGTCTTCGAACGGCTCGGCGGAACGCGCAGCATCGAGGTCGACGTGCGCGTCGTGGCGGCGACGAACCGCGACCTCCAGCAGCTGATCGCTGATGGTTCGTTCCGGGAGGACCTCTACTATCGCCTGAACGTGGTCCCGATCGTTCTTCCGCCGCTGCGCGACCGCCCGGAAGACATCCCTCGCCTCATCGCGCACTTCCTGGAGAAGATTCGTGCTGGAGACCGGAAGATAACACCGGACGCGATGCGAGCGCTCGTCGAGTACAAGTGGCCCGGCAACGTTCGCGAGCTCGAGAACACCGTCGAACGGATGGTGATCCTCTCACGAAGCGATTCGATCGGTGTCGAGGACCTGCCGGCAGAGATCAGGTCGGGTGTGGCGCTGCAAGGCGGCGAGCGTCGCTTCACGCTTCCTGACGAGGGCGTGAACCTCGAAGAAGTCGAGATGGATCTCATCACGCAGGCCCTGGAGCGGACCGGTGGCAACGTTCCGCGTGCCGCGAAGCTCCTGAGCCTGACAGCCAAGACACTGGAGGCCAGAATGCAGCGGTTCGGCCTGTAGCGCGTCTGCTCTGCCTGCAACGCGTTGGCACGCCGGTTGCATGGGGCATGGGCCGTAGGAGATGCGCGTGGATCGGAGCGGCGTGCTGAGGGCTCTAAGCATCGCGATCGCCGCAGTCATCGCCGTGTCGCTGCTCGTCGTCGCTGCTGGCCAACCGTGGTTCCAGGAGCGATGCGGTGCTGCTGGCCTGTCTTCGGGCGGTGCGGCCGTGGCTGTCGCTGTGGTAGCGTTGGTGGCGGGAACTGCTGCCGCCACGCGGGGCGGCCTCAGGAGCGGCGAGAGGCGGCGACCAGGTCTCAAGGAGTGTCCGTCCTGCGGCCAGGCGGTATTGCGCGATTGGCGCATGTGCCCCTACTGCGGCGCCTCGATGGGCGTCGAAGAATGCGGAAGCCCGAACGACGAAGAGGAGAGAGCGTGGCTGAGACGGTGAGCGTCGAGATCCCGACGCGCGGGATGCACTGCCGTTCGTGCGAGTCCCTGATCGAGCTGACGCTGGGAGACCTTGATGGAGTGATCTCTGCGAAAGCCGACCGAAGCGCCGAGGCGACCTCCGTGACGTACGACCCAGCGCGGGTCGACGTGCAGGCCATCGTGGAGGCGATCCGGTCTGCGGGCTACGAGGCCTCGGCTCCCGAGTGATACCTACACAAGCCATACCCGCCGGGGTATAATCTGTGCGCACCACCGCACCGATGCGGGAAACGGAGGCTCCGGATGGGTCAACAGGTCGGTCTGCTCGCCGCGTTCGCGGGGGGCGCACTGTCGTTCATCGCGCCGTGCGTGTTGCCCCTGATCCCAGGGTACCTGTCGTTCATCACCGGGCTTTCTGCCTCCGATCTCA
This window encodes:
- a CDS encoding sigma-54-dependent transcriptional regulator, with the translated sequence MGKRVLIVDDEKNMRWVLAEALRAQGYEISEAADGKQAMTEVSENAPDLMVLDHKMPAPDGMEVLRRVRGKGFTFPIIMLTAHGNVQTAVEAMKAGATEYLSKPFDLEELKLVIDKALRTGELAAEVERLRAEVGKEYDIEGIVAGSPAMLSVLETVRKVAPTSATVMIYGESGTGKELIARAIHQLSDRAQRPFVSVSAGALPETLLESELFGYEKGAFTGALQAKPGRFELANGGTIFLDEVGDISPAVQVKLLRVLQERVFERLGGTRSIEVDVRVVAATNRDLQQLIADGSFREDLYYRLNVVPIVLPPLRDRPEDIPRLIAHFLEKIRAGDRKITPDAMRALVEYKWPGNVRELENTVERMVILSRSDSIGVEDLPAEIRSGVALQGGERRFTLPDEGVNLEEVEMDLITQALERTGGNVPRAAKLLSLTAKTLEARMQRFGL
- a CDS encoding two-component system sensor histidine kinase NtrB codes for the protein MSAQGTARSGSAYRDAVSIAALLATITGLHLVTDPSGQWASMHLLYRRLFYVPILYAGFVFGRRGGAVTGLAAAVLYGFHAQLSMGGLLGPGLDNLYETVSFVVLGSLFGWMRDLADMRTADLRIVSSQLQRAYHKLEERALQLSSVQEYTQAILRSVTAGVMTLGPDGSIVTANPAAERLLGQREPDLVPRRIQAVLADDGGLDADVSKVLAGRAPRIVRETKIVTRNGKAVHVQVSISRMRDAEGRILGAVVALEDMSEVKALTDQLIRSDRLAAMGELTAGVAHEVRNPLGIIRASVQLIEESNGDPERIAEATSVVKQEIDRLDRVIKALLDFGRPSAPAFRAVKVADVIDDVVLFTRRFAREAHVSISYDIPPDIPYVRADPDQMKQVFVNLISNAVQAMQGRGGSISLSARADGGFVAIRVEDDGPGIPEAELPKIFDPFYSTKDDGTGLGLTMVHRIVDDHDGYIEVASRVGEGTSFTVYFPAATGSED
- the rpoN gene encoding RNA polymerase factor sigma-54 — translated: MALEQRLELKHTVSISPEAYQGLAILAMPAVELNMLVDAELERNPVLEPEEIETDPAEGETDREGRDEEERAWDEWVAEYEELQRLDGASERDPDRFAEVHDEPVAASTTLEDHLLEQIALSAVDDDVARAAKVVAGLLGEDGFFTGALDEVRRLTGVDLRTANAGLALVQSLDPPGIGARSLKEALMTQAESLGVRSPLLDAIIERHMEDVAAGRIRRIARAENVSEEDVLDAIEVLRSLNPRPAAAFGWTADVSYVAPDVIVREFDGEWVVFPDFEVLPMLRVSPRYRAMLVSGDGVDEEARRYLREHVKKAETFIRNLDRRRDTVVRIAKVIVETQREFFETGRAPLKPLRLEDVAIELGVHLSTVSRGVTGKYMATPYGMFELKHFFSGGYRTRTGFDVASTSVKQRIRELVRAENADDPLSDQRIADLLADEGVPVARRTIAKYREELGIPPSWMRKRRADGARTRGALR
- a CDS encoding zinc ribbon domain-containing protein; this translates as MDRSGVLRALSIAIAAVIAVSLLVVAAGQPWFQERCGAAGLSSGGAAVAVAVVALVAGTAAATRGGLRSGERRRPGLKECPSCGQAVLRDWRMCPYCGASMGVEECGSPNDEEERAWLRR
- a CDS encoding heavy-metal-associated domain-containing protein, which codes for MAETVSVEIPTRGMHCRSCESLIELTLGDLDGVISAKADRSAEATSVTYDPARVDVQAIVEAIRSAGYEASAPE